A single window of Athene noctua chromosome 1, bAthNoc1.hap1.1, whole genome shotgun sequence DNA harbors:
- the MALL gene encoding MAL-like protein isoform X3 produces MQAEPTRNGGSVSGEEMASVCPPAASTQPALPSGPAVFKTVPYAFMLPEILCGTWVWILVAATSVSFPLLQGWVMYVSLSSCLVSLLLLLCYLFGFHKNSENWKVLDSLYHGSTAILYMSAAVLQANATIRSEFGPNSPLYYQLNCAASFFAFITTFLYILHAFSIYYQ; encoded by the exons ATGCAAGCGGAGCCGACACGGAACGGTGGCAGTGTCAGCGGAGAAGAGATGGCCTCGGTGTGTCCCCCTGCGGCCTCCACGCAGCCCGCCTTGCCCTCCGGACCCGCCGTCTTCAAAACCGTCCCCTACGCGTTCATGCTACCGGAGATA CTCTGCGGGACCTGGGTGTGGATTCTCGTCGCTGCTACCTCTGTCTCCTTCCCgctgctgcagggatgggtgATGTACGTGTCCCTCAGCTCCTGCCTCgtctccctgctgctcctcttaTGCTACCTCTTCGGCTTTCACAAAAACAGCGAGAACTGGAAAGTGTTG GACAGTTTGTACCATGGCAGCACAGCCATTCTGTACATGAGCGCTGCTGTCTTGCAAGCCAATGCGACCATCCGCTCTGAGTTTGGCCCCAACTCACCACTCTACTACCAGCTCAACTGTGCCGCATCG TTCTTCGCCTTCATCACAACCTTCCTGTACATCCTCCACGCCTTCAGCATCTACTACCAGTGA
- the NPHP1 gene encoding nephrocystin-1 isoform X2, whose protein sequence is MSVRRARGPLQRVQRSSRELQAQVEALRAESAAPAPGQRKALSQRCIQLKKLVDENTDALHNLKKADEPAPVGNYNRRKEEEEKLLLKLSQQLQKLVLVLDQDDVTTNYAVDEEHQKDPQTEDENEEEDESEDEESSEEEDSEEADDDDKLLDDPNVKECIAVGNFSAQQEEDLTFTKGEVLLIHDKKVDGWWVAENSKGERGLVPRTYLAVHYEDADSQEQSEEHIEVVDETADGTEIKKRTDSHWSAVRRAITENDTVEVLTTIGAVPAGFRQSTLFQLLEEGNQFRSSHFLQPELTPSQLAFKDLVWNSEKNTIYPRPTRISLIVTLCSCKMIPLPGVSIQVLSRHVRLCLFDGNQVLSNIHTVRATWQPKNPQMWTFSPRVTGILPSLLDGDCFVRSNSLSSDVGILFELGITYIRNATGERGELSCGWAFLKLFTSNGMPVPSKMYELLLNGGTPYERGVEVDPSISRRGSSVFHQFITLKKQPVLVVKLRSLSAQSKDILNLLPETLIGSMCYIHILIFYRQILGDALLKDSISMQSADLIFNPILATFPQLMDEPDLMDALRVCYLRGVQLHLMCQDFQIVCKI, encoded by the exons ATGTCGGTGCGGCGGGCTCGGGGCCCGCTCCAGCGAGTGCAGCGGAGCAGCCGGGAGCTGCAGGCGCAG GTGGAGGCGCTGCGGGCGGagagcgcggccccggcccccgggcaGCGGAAGGCCCTGTCGCAGAG ATGTATACAGCTGAAGAAATTGGTGGATGAGAATACAGATGCTCTTCACAATTTGAAAAAA GCTGATGAGCCTGCACCTGTGGGAAATTATAATCggaggaaagaagaagaagaaaagcttttgctAAAACTCTCTCAGCAGCTGCAAAAACTTGTTCTTGTCTTGGATCAGGATGATGTGACTACAAATTATGCAGT GGATGAGGAACATCAGAAAGATCCTcaaacagaagatgaaaatgaAGAAGAGGATGAGAGTGAAGATGAAGAAAGTAGTGAGGAGGAAGACAGTGAAGAAGCAGATGATGATGATAAATTGTTGGATGATCCAAATGTTAAAGAATGTATTGCAGTTGGAAACTTTAGTGCACAGCAGGAAGAGGATCTCACATTTACA AAAGGTGAAGTCCTACTTATACATGACAAGAAGGTGGATGGCTGGTGGGTAGCAGAAAACTCAAAAGGGGAGAGAGGCCTTGTTCCTAGAACCTATCTTGCG GTCCATTATGAAGATGCTGACAGCCAAGAGCAAAGTGAAGAACACATAGAAGTGGTGGATGAAACAGCAGAtggaactgaaattaaaaaaag aacagattCTCACTGGAGTGCTGTAAGAAGAGCTATCACAGAA AATGACACAGTAGAAGTGCTGACAACCATAGGAGCAGTTCCTGCAGGATTCCGCCAGTCCACACTTTTCCAGCTTTTAGAGGAAG GCAATCAGTTTCGATCAAGTCACTTTTTGCAGCCTGAACTTACTCCATCACAACTGGCTTTCAAAGACTTGGTGTggaactctgaaaaaaatact ATCTATCCTAGACCAACTCGAATATCCCTGATTGTGACTTTATGTAGCTGTAAAATGATTCCTCTCCCAGGAGTTAGTATACAGGTTCTCAGTAGACATGTTCGACTCTGTCTGTTCGATGGCAATCAG GTGCTGAGTAACATTCACACAGTGAGAGCTACGTGGCAACCTAAAAATCCTCAAATGTGGACCTTTTCTCCAAGG GTAACAGGCATTTTACCCAGCTTGCTTGATGGTGACTGTTTTGTCAGGTCCAACTCTCTGTCTTCAGACGTTGGGATATTATTTGAACTTGGCATCACTTATATTCGCAAT GCAACAGGTGAAAGAGGAGAACTAAGCTGTGGCTGGGCATTTCTGAAGCTTTTTACTTCTAATGGAATGCCTGTTCCTTCCAA GATGTATGAGCTGCTGTTAAATGGTGGCACTCCCTATGAGAGAGGCGTTGAGGTTGACCCATCAATATCAAGACGAG GCAGCAGTGTTTTTCATCAGTTTATAACACTCAAGAAACAGCCTGTGCTTGTAGTGAAACTGCGGTCATTAAGTGCACAGTCAAAAGACATCCTGAA TTTGCTACCAGAAACGTTAATTGGCAGTATGTGCTACATCCATATCTTGATATTTTATCGACAAATACTTGGTGATGCGCTCCTGAAAGACAGCATAAGCATGCAAAGTGCAG atttaATCTTTAATCCTATTTTAGCAACTTTCCCTCAACTCATGGATGAACCAGACCTGATGGATGCACTTCGGGTATGTTATCTACGTGGTGTTCAGTTACATCTGATGTGTCAGGATTTCCAGATTGTTTGCAAAATTTGA
- the MALL gene encoding MAL-like protein isoform X4, translated as MQAEPTRNGGSVSGEEMASVCPPAASTQPALPSGPAVFKTVPYAFMLPEILCGTWVWILVAATSVSFPLLQGWVMYVSLSSCLVSLLLLLCYLFGFHKNSENWKVLFFAFITTFLYILHAFSIYYQ; from the exons ATGCAAGCGGAGCCGACACGGAACGGTGGCAGTGTCAGCGGAGAAGAGATGGCCTCGGTGTGTCCCCCTGCGGCCTCCACGCAGCCCGCCTTGCCCTCCGGACCCGCCGTCTTCAAAACCGTCCCCTACGCGTTCATGCTACCGGAGATA CTCTGCGGGACCTGGGTGTGGATTCTCGTCGCTGCTACCTCTGTCTCCTTCCCgctgctgcagggatgggtgATGTACGTGTCCCTCAGCTCCTGCCTCgtctccctgctgctcctcttaTGCTACCTCTTCGGCTTTCACAAAAACAGCGAGAACTGGAAAGTGTTG TTCTTCGCCTTCATCACAACCTTCCTGTACATCCTCCACGCCTTCAGCATCTACTACCAGTGA
- the NPHP1 gene encoding nephrocystin-1 isoform X1, whose translation MSVRRARGPLQRVQRSSRELQAQVEALRAESAAPAPGQRKALSQRCIQLKKLVDENTDALHNLKKADEPAPVGNYNRRKEEEEKLLLKLSQQLQKLVLVLDQDDVTTNYAVDEEHQKDPQTEDENEEEDESEDEESSEEEDSEEADDDDKLLDDPNVKECIAVGNFSAQQEEDLTFTKGEVLLIHDKKVDGWWVAENSKGERGLVPRTYLAVHYEDADSQEQSEEHIEVVDETADGTEIKKRTDSHWSAVRRAITENDTVEVLTTIGAVPAGFRQSTLFQLLEEGNQFRSSHFLQPELTPSQLAFKDLVWNSEKNTIYPRPTRISLIVTLCSCKMIPLPGVSIQVLSRHVRLCLFDGNQVLSNIHTVRATWQPKNPQMWTFSPRVTGILPSLLDGDCFVRSNSLSSDVGILFELGITYIRNATGERGELSCGWAFLKLFTSNGMPVPSKMYELLLNGGTPYERGVEVDPSISRRAGSSVFHQFITLKKQPVLVVKLRSLSAQSKDILNLLPETLIGSMCYIHILIFYRQILGDALLKDSISMQSADLIFNPILATFPQLMDEPDLMDALRSAWADKERTLKRSEKRDQEFLKSVFVLVYHDSVFPLLHSTFLPDYKWAEEESEASRWKAIADFLKKSRENDGALQYLLSSENTHKAFDISELTYDFLGEVRKNSAGV comes from the exons ATGTCGGTGCGGCGGGCTCGGGGCCCGCTCCAGCGAGTGCAGCGGAGCAGCCGGGAGCTGCAGGCGCAG GTGGAGGCGCTGCGGGCGGagagcgcggccccggcccccgggcaGCGGAAGGCCCTGTCGCAGAG ATGTATACAGCTGAAGAAATTGGTGGATGAGAATACAGATGCTCTTCACAATTTGAAAAAA GCTGATGAGCCTGCACCTGTGGGAAATTATAATCggaggaaagaagaagaagaaaagcttttgctAAAACTCTCTCAGCAGCTGCAAAAACTTGTTCTTGTCTTGGATCAGGATGATGTGACTACAAATTATGCAGT GGATGAGGAACATCAGAAAGATCCTcaaacagaagatgaaaatgaAGAAGAGGATGAGAGTGAAGATGAAGAAAGTAGTGAGGAGGAAGACAGTGAAGAAGCAGATGATGATGATAAATTGTTGGATGATCCAAATGTTAAAGAATGTATTGCAGTTGGAAACTTTAGTGCACAGCAGGAAGAGGATCTCACATTTACA AAAGGTGAAGTCCTACTTATACATGACAAGAAGGTGGATGGCTGGTGGGTAGCAGAAAACTCAAAAGGGGAGAGAGGCCTTGTTCCTAGAACCTATCTTGCG GTCCATTATGAAGATGCTGACAGCCAAGAGCAAAGTGAAGAACACATAGAAGTGGTGGATGAAACAGCAGAtggaactgaaattaaaaaaag aacagattCTCACTGGAGTGCTGTAAGAAGAGCTATCACAGAA AATGACACAGTAGAAGTGCTGACAACCATAGGAGCAGTTCCTGCAGGATTCCGCCAGTCCACACTTTTCCAGCTTTTAGAGGAAG GCAATCAGTTTCGATCAAGTCACTTTTTGCAGCCTGAACTTACTCCATCACAACTGGCTTTCAAAGACTTGGTGTggaactctgaaaaaaatact ATCTATCCTAGACCAACTCGAATATCCCTGATTGTGACTTTATGTAGCTGTAAAATGATTCCTCTCCCAGGAGTTAGTATACAGGTTCTCAGTAGACATGTTCGACTCTGTCTGTTCGATGGCAATCAG GTGCTGAGTAACATTCACACAGTGAGAGCTACGTGGCAACCTAAAAATCCTCAAATGTGGACCTTTTCTCCAAGG GTAACAGGCATTTTACCCAGCTTGCTTGATGGTGACTGTTTTGTCAGGTCCAACTCTCTGTCTTCAGACGTTGGGATATTATTTGAACTTGGCATCACTTATATTCGCAAT GCAACAGGTGAAAGAGGAGAACTAAGCTGTGGCTGGGCATTTCTGAAGCTTTTTACTTCTAATGGAATGCCTGTTCCTTCCAA GATGTATGAGCTGCTGTTAAATGGTGGCACTCCCTATGAGAGAGGCGTTGAGGTTGACCCATCAATATCAAGACGAG CAGGCAGCAGTGTTTTTCATCAGTTTATAACACTCAAGAAACAGCCTGTGCTTGTAGTGAAACTGCGGTCATTAAGTGCACAGTCAAAAGACATCCTGAA TTTGCTACCAGAAACGTTAATTGGCAGTATGTGCTACATCCATATCTTGATATTTTATCGACAAATACTTGGTGATGCGCTCCTGAAAGACAGCATAAGCATGCAAAGTGCAG atttaATCTTTAATCCTATTTTAGCAACTTTCCCTCAACTCATGGATGAACCAGACCTGATGGATGCACTTCGG agCGCTTGGGCAGATAAAGAAAGAACGTTGAAGAGATCTGAGAAG AGAGATCAAGAATTtctgaagtctgtgtttgtcctgGTGTACCACGACTCTGttttccctctgctccactccACTTTCCTCCCTGACTACAAGTGGGCTGAGGAAGAGTCTGAAGCATCTCGCTGGAAGGCGATTGCTGACTTCTTGAAAAAGAGCCGAGAGAATGACGGTGCCCTTCAGTATCTGCTCTCATCAGAAAATACTCATAAAGCCTTTGATATCTCAGAGCTGACTTATGATTTCTTAGGAGAAGTGAGAAAAAACAGTGCTGGAGTATGA
- the MALL gene encoding MAL-like protein isoform X2, with translation MNGLRKNNTGYLCGTWVWILVAATSVSFPLLQGWVMYVSLSSCLVSLLLLLCYLFGFHKNSENWKVLDSLYHGSTAILYMSAAVLQANATIRSEFGPNSPLYYQLNCAASVSQSRKPLAGQSTHNSPQGDEGVNIKATVKPSQAQQCHTGQGFSSLSLLCSPCGLPGVQQLRALCGCLLGNGGALLIL, from the exons ATGAATGGATTACGGAAGAACAATACAGGCTAC CTCTGCGGGACCTGGGTGTGGATTCTCGTCGCTGCTACCTCTGTCTCCTTCCCgctgctgcagggatgggtgATGTACGTGTCCCTCAGCTCCTGCCTCgtctccctgctgctcctcttaTGCTACCTCTTCGGCTTTCACAAAAACAGCGAGAACTGGAAAGTGTTG GACAGTTTGTACCATGGCAGCACAGCCATTCTGTACATGAGCGCTGCTGTCTTGCAAGCCAATGCGACCATCCGCTCTGAGTTTGGCCCCAACTCACCACTCTACTACCAGCTCAACTGTGCCGCATCGGTGAGTCAGTCCAGAAAACCTCTGGCAGGCCAGAGCACCCACAATTCCCCTCAGGGAGATGAAGGAGTAAATATTAAAGCCACAGTAAAGCCATCCCAAGCTCAGCAGTGTCACACTGGTCAGGGCTTCAGCTCCTTGTCTCTTTTGTGCAGCCCGTGTGGACTTCCTGGGGTCCAGCAGCTCAGAGCCTTGTGTGGCTGCCTCCTGGGAAATGGTGGGGCTTTGCTGATTCTTTGA
- the MALL gene encoding MAL-like protein isoform X1, producing MQAEPTRNGGSVSGEEMASVCPPAASTQPALPSGPAVFKTVPYAFMLPEILCGTWVWILVAATSVSFPLLQGWVMYVSLSSCLVSLLLLLCYLFGFHKNSENWKVLDSLYHGSTAILYMSAAVLQANATIRSEFGPNSPLYYQLNCAASVSQSRKPLAGQSTHNSPQGDEGVNIKATVKPSQAQQCHTGQGFSSLSLLCSPCGLPGVQQLRALCGCLLGNGGALLIL from the exons ATGCAAGCGGAGCCGACACGGAACGGTGGCAGTGTCAGCGGAGAAGAGATGGCCTCGGTGTGTCCCCCTGCGGCCTCCACGCAGCCCGCCTTGCCCTCCGGACCCGCCGTCTTCAAAACCGTCCCCTACGCGTTCATGCTACCGGAGATA CTCTGCGGGACCTGGGTGTGGATTCTCGTCGCTGCTACCTCTGTCTCCTTCCCgctgctgcagggatgggtgATGTACGTGTCCCTCAGCTCCTGCCTCgtctccctgctgctcctcttaTGCTACCTCTTCGGCTTTCACAAAAACAGCGAGAACTGGAAAGTGTTG GACAGTTTGTACCATGGCAGCACAGCCATTCTGTACATGAGCGCTGCTGTCTTGCAAGCCAATGCGACCATCCGCTCTGAGTTTGGCCCCAACTCACCACTCTACTACCAGCTCAACTGTGCCGCATCGGTGAGTCAGTCCAGAAAACCTCTGGCAGGCCAGAGCACCCACAATTCCCCTCAGGGAGATGAAGGAGTAAATATTAAAGCCACAGTAAAGCCATCCCAAGCTCAGCAGTGTCACACTGGTCAGGGCTTCAGCTCCTTGTCTCTTTTGTGCAGCCCGTGTGGACTTCCTGGGGTCCAGCAGCTCAGAGCCTTGTGTGGCTGCCTCCTGGGAAATGGTGGGGCTTTGCTGATTCTTTGA